The proteins below are encoded in one region of Methylobacillus flagellatus KT:
- a CDS encoding cysteine hydrolase family protein, whose product MTTTLRDLTGLGQAPASLADSALILIDCQNTYREGIMQLEGVEPALQEARRLLEKARKLEVPVIHIQHDAGEGTPYDIRAKIGQIADAVAPIEGETVITKHYPNSFVGTNLDEALKANGVRNIVLVGFMTHMCINSTAHGGFNLGYAPTVVASATATRALPGADGSIIPASDVHKAALAATRDLYAAIANDVDAVIQA is encoded by the coding sequence ATGACCACGACACTGCGCGACTTGACCGGGCTTGGCCAGGCACCGGCATCACTGGCCGATTCGGCCCTGATCCTGATTGACTGCCAGAACACTTATCGCGAAGGCATCATGCAACTGGAAGGCGTCGAACCCGCGCTGCAGGAAGCAAGGCGCCTGCTGGAAAAAGCGCGCAAGCTCGAGGTACCGGTGATCCATATCCAGCATGATGCAGGCGAAGGCACGCCATATGATATTCGTGCCAAGATCGGCCAGATTGCGGATGCGGTCGCACCCATTGAAGGTGAAACAGTCATTACCAAGCATTATCCCAACTCCTTTGTTGGAACCAACCTGGATGAGGCATTGAAGGCCAACGGTGTCCGCAACATTGTGTTGGTGGGCTTTATGACGCACATGTGCATCAACTCCACCGCGCATGGTGGCTTCAACCTGGGTTATGCGCCCACCGTGGTTGCCAGCGCCACCGCAACCCGGGCCCTTCCCGGTGCGGACGGCAGCATCATTCCGGCCTCCGATGTGCACAAGGCTGCACTGGCTGCTACGCGCGACTTGTATGCTGCCATTGCCAATGACGTGGATGCAGTCATCCAGGCATGA
- a CDS encoding adenosylcobalamin-dependent ribonucleoside-diphosphate reductase, whose product MLKAVKTAKPETQEAEVPDVPMQSVSLDIWDKKYRLKTKQGSFIDQDMDDTYKRVARALADVEETEEKRSLWFEKFLWALRRGAIPAGRITSNAGAQEHKPATSTINCTVSGIVEDSMDGILEKVHEAGLTLKAGCGIGYEFSTLRPKGAFVAGAGAYTSGPLSFMDIYDKMCFTVSSAGGRRGAQMATFDISHPDVTDFIKAKREAGRLRQFNLSTLITREFMEAVKTDAEWKLAFPVTAREAEQDKLDLDDEHAVVWREWPVKDKYLTRESDGKVACRVYKTIKAQRLWDVIMSSTYDFAEPGFILIDRVNEMNNNWYCENIRATNPCGEQPLPPYGACLLGSINLTKFVREPFTDKAYFDWDEYREVVAIFTRMLDNVVEINGLPLQQQRDEIARKRRHGMGYLGLGSTLTMLRMKYGEADSLQFTEEVTKVMAEVGWEVGVQLAEEKGPAPIMEEEFEITPDLLSKRPEMAKDGIKLGDKVKGKVLMGRYSRYLQQFPAALRKRIAETGARFSHHSSIAPTGTISLSLANNASNGIEPSFAHHYSRNVIREGKKSKEKVDVFSYELLAYRALVNPDAMPFSDQAETQLPEYFMDSSTIPAKAHVDIQAAAQKWIDSSISKTINVPTDYDFNDFKDIYLYAYEKGLKGCTTFRFNPEAFQGVLVTEKDLENTTYKFTLDDGTVIEAKGNEEIEYDGEIHTAANLYDALKEGYYGKF is encoded by the coding sequence ATGCTCAAGGCCGTGAAAACTGCTAAACCCGAGACTCAGGAAGCCGAAGTGCCAGATGTTCCCATGCAGTCCGTTTCCCTGGACATTTGGGACAAGAAGTACCGCCTGAAAACCAAGCAAGGCAGTTTCATCGACCAGGACATGGACGACACCTACAAGCGCGTAGCACGCGCATTGGCCGATGTGGAGGAAACCGAGGAAAAGCGCAGCCTGTGGTTCGAGAAGTTCCTCTGGGCGTTGCGCCGCGGCGCGATCCCCGCCGGACGCATTACCTCCAATGCAGGCGCGCAGGAGCACAAGCCCGCCACCAGCACCATCAACTGCACCGTCTCCGGCATCGTCGAGGACAGCATGGATGGCATCCTGGAGAAAGTGCACGAGGCCGGCCTGACCTTGAAGGCGGGCTGCGGCATCGGCTATGAGTTCTCCACCCTGCGGCCCAAAGGCGCTTTTGTCGCAGGCGCGGGCGCCTACACCAGTGGCCCGCTCTCGTTCATGGATATCTACGACAAGATGTGCTTCACTGTCTCGTCCGCAGGTGGCCGCCGTGGCGCACAGATGGCGACCTTCGACATTTCTCATCCTGACGTGACCGATTTCATCAAGGCCAAGCGCGAGGCAGGGCGCCTGCGCCAGTTCAACCTATCCACCTTGATCACCAGGGAGTTCATGGAAGCGGTGAAGACAGATGCGGAATGGAAGCTCGCCTTCCCCGTCACCGCGAGGGAGGCCGAGCAGGACAAACTCGACCTCGACGATGAGCACGCGGTAGTCTGGCGCGAATGGCCGGTGAAGGACAAATACCTCACACGCGAATCCGACGGCAAGGTGGCCTGTCGGGTCTACAAGACCATCAAGGCGCAGCGCCTGTGGGATGTGATCATGTCCTCCACCTACGATTTCGCCGAGCCCGGCTTCATCCTCATCGACCGCGTCAACGAGATGAACAACAACTGGTATTGCGAGAACATCCGTGCCACCAACCCATGCGGCGAACAGCCGCTGCCGCCTTATGGCGCCTGCCTGCTTGGCTCGATCAACCTGACCAAGTTCGTGCGCGAACCGTTCACCGACAAAGCCTATTTCGACTGGGACGAATACCGCGAAGTCGTCGCCATCTTCACCCGCATGCTCGATAACGTCGTCGAAATCAACGGTCTGCCCTTGCAGCAACAGCGTGACGAGATCGCCCGCAAGCGCCGCCACGGTATGGGCTACCTGGGGCTGGGCTCCACGCTCACCATGCTCAGGATGAAATATGGCGAGGCCGATTCGCTGCAGTTCACCGAGGAAGTCACCAAGGTCATGGCCGAAGTCGGTTGGGAAGTCGGCGTGCAGCTGGCGGAAGAAAAGGGCCCGGCCCCTATCATGGAGGAGGAATTCGAGATCACTCCCGACCTCCTGTCCAAGCGCCCCGAAATGGCGAAAGACGGCATCAAGCTTGGCGACAAGGTCAAGGGCAAGGTGCTCATGGGCCGCTACAGCCGCTACTTGCAACAGTTCCCGGCAGCGCTGCGCAAGCGCATCGCCGAGACCGGCGCCCGCTTCAGCCACCACAGTTCGATCGCACCGACCGGCACCATCTCGCTCAGCCTGGCCAACAATGCCAGCAACGGCATCGAGCCATCGTTTGCGCACCACTACAGCCGCAACGTCATCCGCGAAGGCAAGAAGTCCAAGGAAAAGGTCGACGTGTTCTCTTACGAACTGCTGGCCTACCGCGCGTTGGTCAACCCGGATGCGATGCCGTTCTCCGACCAGGCCGAAACGCAGTTGCCGGAATACTTCATGGATTCGTCCACCATCCCGGCAAAAGCCCATGTGGACATCCAGGCCGCCGCGCAGAAATGGATAGACAGCTCCATTTCCAAGACCATCAATGTGCCGACCGATTACGATTTCAACGATTTCAAGGACATCTACCTTTACGCCTATGAAAAAGGGCTCAAGGGTTGCACCACCTTCCGCTTCAATCCCGAAGCCTTCCAGGGCGTGCTGGTGACAGAGAAGGACCTCGAGAACACCACCTATAAGTTCACGCTGGACGACGGCACCGTGATCGAGGCCAAGGGCAACGAGGAAATCGAGTACGACGGCGAAATCCACACCGCCGCCAACCTCTACGACGCCCTCAAGGAAGGCTATTACGGCAAGTTCTAA